The Xiphophorus couchianus chromosome 3, X_couchianus-1.0, whole genome shotgun sequence genome segment gtagcTACACTGCAAATAGAACCATTACAGATCAAAAACTCTGGTACCTTGACACCTTTACCTCCTCTCGACCCTGGAGGCCCGGGGTCACCGCGAGGCCCCTGAGATAAACCAgggattaaattaaatattaacaagGTAAGTAATAACAATTCATTGGTTGTAAATCACAAACTCAgctaatttgaaatgttttaagtagGAGacgaaaagaaaagacagaaaaaacattgtaaatgtgaagtttaaatattaaacaaatatatttaaaatgtagtgCAGTTGATTGCGTCATGAGATTTCAGTACAAAACAGAGTGCTTGAATCTGACTTATAACATATAAAGAGTgaaggcaaaataaaatgaggtCACCTGGAGctgaaagtgaaagtaaaatttaatCCCAAAAGAAGGCTTTCTATTACAACAAAGCTTCAACTTGTAAGACCCTAATGGGATATGGTCCCACTAATTAACAGCTGCACCAGCTGCTGGCCAGTAAACCCCCCTAATTCACCACCAGCGTCTCTATTTTGCTTCGTTTAATGTCAACAGAGCAGCAACTATGGCGGTTGGTGGTGAAGCAGGTTCTGGGTGGTTTCCAAATGTATCTGTCACCTACCACAGCTGGTTGACCTCATGAGAAGGTAGGATGTGTTAACTGCTTTTACCTGCCTCAACGTAAACATGTATAACCACTGACAAGCCAGAATTGTCTCAATTACTACgaaaacaactttgtttcaTCAAATAATCACACTACGGCACAAAATGCATCTGCTATCAACACAATACAATTtgggttttatgttttggtaAGTGAAGATGATATCtaagaaacttaaaaaacattaaaaaaaaacaatatcctCAGTTTTTAGCCAACAGACTAAATGTgtctgtgaaaataaatttcaaagaaataaaggcAGCTGGATTATTTCTTCTTGAGGTCAAGAAAGGACCGATTTCCATTTCAAACTTTCCCCAGTTAGGCAGCAGGTTTAGTTCCTTACAGTCTCACCAGCAGCTCCTACTCCTCCCCGCGGGCCCTCCATACCGACATCACCCTAAACAAAGTATTATaatgacagaaatataaataaatgtaattaattaaacataaaatctcCATGATTCACCACAGTTTATGATGGAGTGCCACAAGGTTCTGTATTCTCACTGTTTCTATTAGTTAACattattattgtctttttctgtcCTCAATAGACTTCATAGTAGATGGTTCTTCTCTGCCACTTTACACAGGACTTTATTGTTCTTAGTATATTTAGTATATTAGAGACAAAATGTTTAGCTGCTAAACTATCAGCTAGTCATTCCGCACAACCtgtaaactatttttaaatactgGCAAGTATCTACCATCTTTTCTTTCAACACTTGTCCTTAATGGGTAAGGAAAATAATCTGGCTTTTATTTTAAGACGTTGTAAGTGGGAGGTACCTTCAGACCGAGCTCTCCACGCTCACCTGGGTCACCCTGAAGTCCAGGTtctccctgaaaaaaaaaaaaaaaaaaaaaaaaaatcagtttgttttccctttcttatcaaacattttcagcttaaaTAAAGTCTTGTGAAATAACCCAATTAAATACGTTTAGAGCTAAAGTTTACATATGATATCGTCAGATTCAAACTGTCCTAAGCCATCGCCATggtttccaccaaaaaactgaCCATCCCGCCAGAGAAACCTGAagctccttcttctcctctaGGTCCAGCATCACCCTGCAAGGGCGAAGAACAGTCAGATCTAAACATAATATCATTTTGCTCAGtcttttaaatttcttctgCGTAGAGatacacttattttattttggtaatgttttgaaagtttttcgTTTTACTTTTTCCATATTCAAAGAAATTCTTTTAAAGCTAGCAACTCATTTTGGTTTCTCTTGACCCAAACTGTCCTTGATATTTTTACTACTGGTTTCATTTTCACctgaagttttaaaatcttcttttacTTTCAGTTCATGCTTATTATGCAAACAGTGGTATTATGGGTTAAACTCATTATTATGAGCTGCAATCCATTGTCTCTGCTGTTGTATAATTTACTTACAACAGGTCCAGtatctcctcctcttccccgAACTCCTTTAGCTCCTTTATATCCCTAAAATGAACAGCATACATTGAATCCACCCTCATTTCTGCTTCTTCCGTCTTTAGGAAACAAGTTACAGCATGGATTTTAGACTCACCTCTCTACCTTGGATTCCAGGCAGGCCGGTTTGACCTTGTAGACCTCTGGACCCCTGCCAAATAGACAAAATCATGACATATAAACTAAGCGCTTGTACAATCAATTCCAGGTAAATTTAATATTTGggaataaataaagacaaagaagcttcaaacaatatttaaaaggtaatGAGATCCCAAAGCTGCTCCTTCACTTAtagaaatctcaaaatgtttgattcatttggtttaaaaaaagatgttgtttgaaactaaatctttttatttaccAGACAAAGAGTTTCCTTCAAGAAGGAATGACAAGAAAATAGGGAttattatgaaatgttttctatttaaatatttattaatgacCTAAAAGCATCCATAATTGAAAATCAGAGACAAGAAGTTTTAATAACGCTGGCAAAAAAGCAGCCACAGGAGAAACATTTACTTCTTGCAGAAGACTTAACTCTTTGGTTTGTCTGTTACTGTAAGCAGGCCGCAGTTTACAATGAAGAAATTAAAGTGAATGACGTAATAATGTCATACCTTTGGTCCTGCAAAACCAGCAAAACCGGGTTCTCCAGGTTCACAGTCACACTCAGTCGGCCCCTCCTCTCCGAGAGCCGCATCGCCTCCCGATTCCTCCTCTGAGGAGTCTGTGTCCGGTCCGGCTGGGTATTTAAAAGGCACCtggaaataaaaccattaaaatatcAGCAAACTGTCACAGAAACCATAGAAGACttcctgatttattttactttaaaaaaaaatcggcagctgagttaaaatgttgtattttgtgCAGATGTATAAGTGTAAAAATACCTGACATTTATGTTTAGTGATGTATttatgttaacatttatttttcaaaaccacAGTAGTAATAATGCTCAGtagcaggttttttttacattaaaaaactaaattacctCTGGTGattgaaaagatcagaatttgCACTTAGTTTTGtactaaagaagaaaaaaactttattatagTGTGCTGGATTACTTTGGCTGACTTTGGCGCCTACTAGTGACAGATTATAGAAAGGCAGAGGTATGTACACCCAGAAtagaagaaatagaaatatcTTTTAGTGTCCAATATTGGGGAAATTTCTGTGccacagcagcaaagtgacaggcagTAACAGAAAACAGACTCACACAAagccagaataaaataatatatatgaaacagaatgaagaataaaaagatACTGTACAATATTCCTGAAAGTAAACAGTTGTGCTGAGGCTCCGTTATTATTTTgcattgcaaatatttttgcatgtaTCTCAATGCAAGGTTACAAAACTTAATTTCATAAGACCGCAAGgcgttttctgttttaattgatttgtaGCATGGTCACCAAGACTTACATAAGTTCATGAAAATACGACACAAATATTGAACAAATTAAACCCTGTTGTCAGGAAGTTCCTGTCTTACCTGCATGGTCTCTGTGTCCTCTTTGGCGTAGTGGGACTCTGTGGTCATGGCAAAAGGAAAGATGTCCTCGGTGACCATGGTAACCCTGGGTGGGTCATAATCCTCCTCCACTAGCTGCTGCTCCTCATCATAGTACTGAGTGGGCTCAGGTTGATGCTCTAGAAAAAACAGTTAATCACAAAACTTCAAAGATGATTTTGCACGctacagctgctgctggtgaaTAAAGACTAATCTTAACAGTCGGTGGAGTCCTACCAGGTCGACGAGAGCCTTTGTCGTTATAGTGGTCGACTGCAGACGACTCATAGGCATGCTTCTCACCTGCATGGACAATAAGGGACGTCAGATTCAAGTCACCAGGTGAAATGATGCATTAGTGCATCAGGAATTTGAcaaaaatttctaaaataacagTTTATTTCAGTTCGTAACCTAACACAATATTAAAGTTACAGCTTCAGTGCCTGAAAACTCTGACTGGTTTAAAATTGTacaatttataacaaaaaataattttaaaaaaagcaagatCTGAAGAttgttttgtgctttatttatttttcactcattCAAAAACGCTTTTAAGTTTTCTCAagaattcaatttaatttttgttttggatgtgGATCATGTTAACATGGTATTAACAACTGGCTGTTATTCTATGAGACAGCAGTCGGGTACAAACAGTGAGAGCAGAAAGATTATTTTAACCTGAACATGGAGCAGCTCTGACCTGAGTGGTATCCAGAGTATTCATCCTGGCAGAGAGACGAGGAGACACACAGCACCATCAGCAGAAGCCCTGAGAGGAGGGAAAcctgatgaaaacacaaattatttaatatctATAGACCACACCTGCTTGGGACCTTTCAGCTGGAATAAGGACTTTTAATCTTTGTATAGAAATCTGTCTGAGATGAgctaaattaaagaaaatctatgCAGATTTAGATTCATATGGTTACTGAAAATCTTCAAATTGGAGGTGGACAGACAGAAAGACTTTTAATCCACTCAAGTGAAAAATATTGACTATATTCGCATTTTTTAgctcttttaattattttatttcacagctACAAATATTGACCTCCTGTATGGTCCTCTGTGAAATATCTCCACTCTGACCagtttacatttactttttatgaaaACGACACCAGGTTTAAACTGTTGCAGGGCTAAATTAAGGCTTAAATAGGCTGAACGACGTACTGGTCCAGTTTATCAGGATCTTTTACTGAAACCGTGGTGGTTTTAGCCTGTAGATGTGACTCAGGCTGCATTAGGGTGAGAACTCAACAGACTGAGGATTCTTTGTCTTGGTCACTGTTCCAGTTTTTCTCAGACTCGTCTGACATTCCTGAAGTTACACTGTCAGCCTGAAGATCAACCAAGGAAAAGCTCTAAACTATAACCACATAAACAGCTGATAGATCTGAACACAAAGTCAATAAACAGATGATTGATGAGGATGAAACCTTAACCACAACTTCCAGGTGTAAACCTCACACTCAATTTAAGGAAGCTGGGTAGGACAAAAATAGCAAATACAAGTTATTTTAACCTAAACATCATTGTATTCCATTAAATTCAAAGTTGTGTGTTATTGCAATACACAAGAACAACAGATACCTTCTACCAAGATTCAATAATTCACCTTGTAAACAACATCTAATGCAGAATTTAAAAGTCTGTTAGATAAAGAACAGAGCAGTCAGAGTGAACCAACAAGTAGAGGGATCTCTGGGACAATCAAGTCAAAACTATTCAAtggaaaatacagtatattttatccattttattttaattaggaaaaataataaaatctgataaatgTAGCAAAATGCATACTTTCTTACTGAACTAATGAAAACGACAAACCAAGCAAAGTGACTTTCAGGAAACAGAGAAACTTCTAGAATAGCAGACAAATTAAGGTTAGAAAAATTATTCTTAGCAACAGGTAAATATGTTTACGTTCTCTTAATATGCTAAAAATAGTAATTCGGCAAAATTATCCATTGTATggagatttaaaatgtattaaacttcTGAAGAAATGATAACTTCTGAAACTGATTTGAGGTTATTTCTAGAATTACATGAAACTAGTGAAGCATTTGATCTAACGGCGTGGCAAATCGTTTTTTCTCCTTCTATTTAAAATTACTTAGCAGATATTTTCAATTTaaccaataaaatgttaaatttgctCATTTTACTCTCATCCTTAAAAGTTCTTCACACAACAGCTAATTGATCCAAGAATCAagctaaaagtttttttttctaatcatttgattaatatgcatttattttttgcttatcCATCCTAAGCAaagtttgtttgtaaaaaaacaaactttgtacTATATAGATTATTTAATCTAAATGGACTTTATAAGACAATAGCAGAATAACTTCAGCAGAGTATGAAGTTATCCTGAACTGTTTCCTCTCACCTTATCCCTGGAGGCTCCCATGGTGTCTCCTCAAACCGCTCCAGATGTCCAACAGGATGTTTGGACAAACTCAGTCGGCTGTTCACCGTCACAGCATTATCTCAGGTTTGACTCCGGCCCGTCTGCCTCCAGGATCCGTCGGGCTCCCAGGTTCTGATGGGATCTTCTCAGTTTTCTACCTCTGACTTCCCAACAGGGTGAGAAATACCAGATCCAGGAAGCAGCTTCAGCAGGAACCACGCTGCATCTCTGGATTAAATCAGATGGACTTCCTTAGATATCTAATGAATTATCTATCTAAGatgaactgaatttgaattcattatgaataaactgaattttcaATTGAGCCATACTGGAATGAAAAGAGTCGACTTAAAATTAAACCCAACTGGATTCTTCATGATTAGAAGTGAACTGGACGCACTAAAACACCTTgacaatatatttgttttgggtttgtATAGTCAGACTTTGAGATCTGAAGTGGATTAATTTGGTTAAAATTGTGAAGATAATTCATAGAAGATCTGATGATAGCTTCCTCGCCTTAGTcgaagtttttcttttgaataaaaagcaaagtgAAAGATTTAGTGCAAGTCTTCAAAAGACAAATCTGTGagctttaattaaataaagGGCAGTTTGAAGATGGTTAAAtcccaaaacatgaaaatatgacaACAACTTAGTTACTTGTGAAACATTGAAGTAAACCAAATTCCTTCAGTTTAATCTTGTTCCTAATCAAATTACTTAGTTTCattgcttttcctttttctacaAATACAAACAGTTTCAAACAGTGGGCTTGAGTTTAAAGACATttactttttgctttatttgttcaACTTACAGTGCAGCGTGAGACTTTTCctaatccatccatcctctaTGCTTGCTTATCCTTGCAGGATTACAGAGTGGGGTGGGGGTTGTGCCAATCTGCAACAGGAATAAAGCAACAAGTGCAGTACAACCTGGACAAGAGATTAAGAGTAACCAGTTGATCTAATAGCCATGTTTCTGAActgagaggaagctggagtacctggagagaatccacacattcagacaaacaataggcaaactccatgcagaaacaTCCCAGGTTGATAgtaggaaaacatgcaaaaataaaggtaaatgtTGTATAGCAACATGATTTGCgattttatatttcttgtttcatacaaatagaaaaaaaatatttgttgaatgACTGGAAAAGGGATTTATGGAAGACTGCAGAGAACAtattaataaatctaaaaaactgacatgaaaacatgagaaaacagaATGAAAGGTTGTTTGCATAAatctttattcacattttttttttttttgcaaaaatcagAGTTATAAACTGATGACAGCCGCAGGTTTCAGCTGTAAGAAGTTTTAATGCTAAGGAGCCAGCGTTCTCACTTGTCCTTCTCCCtgtcatctttctttttcttcttcttcttcctgtcaTGGTGGTGGCCATCAGGGGATCGGGAATCCCTGCCAAGAGCAAAATTTGAGGcatcaaaaacataattctcttttatgaacacaaagtatccaaaacatgttcttttctaaatgtttataaGAACATGAGAGATTTTCATCtcagaaataaacatgttgGAGATCCAAACTGTGAGGGCTTAAATCGACATTTCCTACCTctccttccttttcttcttcttcttcctctctttgtCTTGGCTTCGTTCTCGACTTCGTTCTCTGCTGCGACGGCGCTTACTGTGCGAATGATGTGACTCTGAGGATTTCGACCGTCTTCTATCCAGCCAGCGACTGAAAACACACCATGTTATGTCTTTGcaacagtgatttatttatttacagaaataaattattttttaatttacccTTGAGGAGATTGAGCAGATCTAGATGAGTGcttctcatcctcctcctccttccactGTCTGGCGAGTTCCTCTGAATGGACACTGATCACCTCTCTGATTACCTGCAGAATGATAAACATCTAACTTTAGCTTAGTTAGCTAAAACTGTAactatttttacagttttagcCTTTCCATCCAGATTTTGTGCACTTTTCTATCAGCTTTGACAGAAGATGAttacaattaatattttaaaatcaatttatctTTACCTTATTTAAATGAGTTTGAAGCGACTCCAATAAATACTATTTGTCAGCAGGAATCCACTCAGTTATTTCAATTTGATCAGGATCTCAAATCATATTTAATGCAAATTAACAGAATTCAAGGATACAATCAATAGAAATTCAGTGCAACAGataacacataaataaaatcatgtgaGAAATcagcttttgttattttgtaattatattttttcatttcagtccttaaaataccagaatttgcatagaactttatatttttgactAAAGGAGTAAgctttaaatcagttttattatttttagcagtcttttaatcaaaaaagtatttgaaacaAGCATACGCttgtaaaaatgtctaaatagcTGCTAAAATGttaatacacaaaaaaaacagacagatatGTGAGAACAAAAGttatatcataaaaaataaagaagcaaattaaagcttttatgatgagctgattaaaaaataagGAATTTAAGTTGCATTTAACTGGAATATACAAGAACACTTCAGTCAGTAGAAGAGTTCGATGGAAGGATTTACCTCAGTGTAGGATTTCTTAGTGATGTGGACGTTCTTGGCTCTGTAGGACTGACGTCGCCTCTTGTAGTCCCTCATCTCTGCCATCAGCTCCAGGTGACTCTTTGGCTCATTCTGCTGTTCATCTgaaccaaacaaacacaatcaGCTATCCAAGTCTGGAGGAGaagtgaaaaatataattttttccatttattcaaTAGAAGACACTACCAGCGTTGAGTGATTGTCaccttttttaagttttgaaaccAAATCTACGTAGAGATCATCGTTGGAAGACGCAGTCTCACTCTGCTGGCCAAGGACGCCGACCACATGATCGTAAAGAGCCAATCGGTCAGCAACAGTGAGGTCACACACCGCCCGCTTGTGGTTCTGTGGCACATCGACGGGCTGGCCAGAGTACTGACCTGATGAAGGACCACAGAGGTTTTACACTCCAACAAAAGACTCACACACCCACCAGGTCACTTCAAAGTCACAACTGACTGCCTGACACCAATAATACGTATCAGATAACCAATTAGGAattaatatagaaataaaaaacatactgAAACGTCCAGAATTTTGTTAATTTGGcacaaatttattatttatttttttgttgaaattaaggCCAAAATGAGTGTTTGTCACAATCAGTGTAAACCTGCAAACACTCACACTCAAAGGATTTGGAGTTTGCTGTGCTAAAGTGAAATAAGCTCAACTGGTTCAGTTAAAGTCATGTGATGGGTTATGCATGACACCTTCTATACCATTGGTGCTTTATTTTATGACACCACTGGATGTCGTCAAGAGTCTGAAAGAGTTTTAAGCCTTGAAGCATGTGTCAAATTGTGCAGGGTGCTTTGAATaagtctgtcacaataagcagTTAATtccatgataaattaaaaatgtgtattctGATGGTGAATATATTTTGTAGAGCAATTTTGTTCACGCAGGCataataatccattttatttatggcttCGGTTGTGTGTggtctttgtttcctttttatttatacaaatatgtacatatatatttatatttggttgttttgtcttattttggaAAATGGTTTCCAGTTCCAGAGTGGAGTATTtggtacaaaattaaagctTTGTAGTTTTTGAGAGAGAAAACTTGCACTATTATGCCATTATACACATAGTAGTTGAAAATGGCCACAATCATCACaatatttctggaaaaaattttaaataatttaagttaAATTGTTTTCCGAAAGAAAACATTAAGCTCAGTGTTGAGTTTATTTACCAATACTTTATGCCACTGAGTTAGTTTTTACAGATGACAAATTATAGTAGCTATATAGTAGCTATGAATTAAAGCTGTTCACTTAATTCATTTGATAATTTTTTAGATATTATAAACATCATATTCCAATATGATCAACATTATTATCATAATTAATTGATCGTTTTCAGTGGGATACgtttaaaaaagacaattttatgAATACAggaactgaaaatatttatatttggaACATTCTCTGCAGATCTGATTGACTGTGCCTTCCCCAAGACGTAAAGGGAAAAGTTGGTACTAAAGAGTCCCACAGCCCCACCTTGTGGTTTAAAAAGGATATGACAATAAAAGGATACTGCACGTTATCAGGCAAGCCTGAACCAGAGCAGCAGCATTTTCTAGAGCCCATCTCTTCTCTAATACTCACCACTGTTGCTGCAAACAGAACACACAATACACAGATCAGAAGGCATATCTAGTGGAGGTATTATGTCTTGGGTGTAAAAGTTAGACATTGGATGCCTCCTCTTTAAGattagaaaaagaagaaatgttgacTGGTTGTTCTGAGTAAAGGTTCTTAAGTTGAGATGGTACCTTGCCAGAAGACGCCTTCCATCTTCATCAGTGGAGCTGCAGATCTAGCCTGAAGGATAACCTGGTGCTGGGTTGATTtgtctacaaaaagaaaattaaaacaaattaaaatatctaaGAAACTGGGATAAAGAGTACCGGTAGTTTACAGTTTAAAGTtaatctgaatatttaattaaattagaataattttattttcatttctcaaAGCACCCTTATAGAAATAAGAAGTTAAAAAGTTCAACTTCAGGAAATCCCAGTAACATGAAATTAACTGActgaaagtaacaaaaacaacaacaacaaaaaataaatgaataaaataaaatgaagtgagTAAATTACAAAACATAGTCAAAAATTATTCACCCATTAAGAAGgttttgatgtttctgttttcgtAACAAACAGAGGGATCACACATCTCTTCCTGCAAAACAGTGACAGGAAATATTACAACATTTACACAAGAGGAACATGATTCAATCATGCATCATATAAATCTGTATATATTTTCTCTGACATAGAAAAAACATCTTTCCACCGTCATGCATAAATCTTTTAGTACGGACGTTATGTGATGCAAGGAGAGCAGAAAAAGATCCAATATTAATAGTCAAAGAAATGGTTTCCAAGCTACAGAAAAAAGTGACATCTAGTGAAGGCAGTATGTCTTGGGTGTAAAAGTTAGACATTGGATGCCTCCTGATTAAGATTGGAACAAGAAGAAAtgctgactggttgtttcttaggttgatataattaaaaaaagttggttttttgcagttttcattttttttccatggaatttttgcacaataatatttatttagacatatttttctaaatataaattttccacaaatcaGAAGCAAGAAAATGTACCCACTctctttttgcaaaatattttgttttactcctTACAGTGAACGCCATGTAAGATTTGCAGCATGGCGGcaaaaatagatattttgattttaaagggTCTAAAGTGTCTCCCTCCCAAGGTATTTTCCCTTTAATTAGACCATCACCTGTTCCTCAGCAGAGTAACCCATTCTCCGGAGCATGCAGgaagctttgtgtttttctaagtTTCTGACTGGGACTATGTGGTTGGAGTCATAAGGACATTGCTCCATTGGATCCTGGAAAAACAAGAGCAAGGAGAAGAAAATAGaatcagaacaacaaaaacaccatACCTCTACTTCATGTCAAATAGTTACCTATCGAGCACATAAAAGCTCGCACCAAAAAGCTGTACAGGCGAAATAAATCAGAATCTGACACTACAAAATGAGAGAATGCATAGTCATATGAACAGCATAATTTATTCTAACAGAGAAAAAGCACAACTTAACGCTTCAAGAGGAAATAATAGAAAACACACCAGACCAAATACGTAAATTAGgtatttatttctaaagaaacaaatatgttttatagggttgtaaataaaaagcagaagctACCTGATTGAAACAGTCGTCGTTCTCCTGCGACCATCCCAGCGTTTCAAATAGTTCATTTAACTGTTTCTGGCACGTCTCAGTAAATTCTGTCAGCTCCTGTAGACGGTCCAGGCGGTCCTGAAGGGCTTCCGACTGAACAGGGTCCGACATTGTTGCGTTTTAGTataaaattaaaccaaacatttgaCTTGCAACCTCGAAAACGGTACTGGAGGAAGCCATGACGTTCTGCCGCTCGAGATGATGACGCATGCGCAAGATGGGCGAAAATGTGTGACgcatattcttcttcttctttagatttcAACGGCAGCTTTCATATAACGTTGCACTACTGCCATCTCTTGGATTTTATTACTTATCACCTTTCCTCAAATTCTCCTGAGataagtatttttcaaaaaacgaaatttttctttcattacgATTTAATTGAGCAACCACGTTTTCAAATTTCAGTTCCTTATTAAAAGCCATTTCCATATTCATAATCTTCTTTGATTCACATATTTCCTACaa includes the following:
- the snrnp48 gene encoding U11/U12 small nuclear ribonucleoprotein 48 kDa protein is translated as MSDPVQSEALQDRLDRLQELTEFTETCQKQLNELFETLGWSQENDDCFNQDPMEQCPYDSNHIVPVRNLEKHKASCMLRRMGYSAEEQEEMCDPSVCYENRNIKTFLMDKSTQHQVILQARSAAPLMKMEGVFWQGQYSGQPVDVPQNHKRAVCDLTVADRLALYDHVVGVLGQQSETASSNDDLYVDLVSKLKKDEQQNEPKSHLELMAEMRDYKRRRQSYRAKNVHITKKSYTEVIREVISVHSEELARQWKEEEDEKHSSRSAQSPQGRWLDRRRSKSSESHHSHSKRRRSRERSRERSQDKERKKKKKRKERDSRSPDGHHHDRKKKKKKKDDREKDK